A stretch of Colletotrichum lupini chromosome 2, complete sequence DNA encodes these proteins:
- a CDS encoding AT hook domain-containing protein family protein has product MATLVFAQEEAGTAVCISPNGILLTCSHCIAETVDDFDDSKSHWLLFASGQVVEAKALAWDDKRDLALLKITSAQQPPPPSGPTSSSSSSSPHSGSFPFVTLSPSPPALKARLICVGHPGSEDFEAAVPGTKTDYNVLHLSTGTFRGCAEGQNLQDNSEIGALMHSCWTYWGHSGAPLVDRKTGTLVGLHSSWDDETGMRRGVAWEAISGFLGENKRYL; this is encoded by the coding sequence ATGGCAACTCTGGTCTTTGCCCAGGAAGAAGCAGGTACAGCAGTCTGTATCTCACCCAACGGCATTCTCCTCACTTGCTCCCACTGCATCGCCGAGACCGTTGACGATTTTGACGATTCCAAAAGCCACTGGCTTCTCTTTGCTTCAGGCCAAGTAGTCGAAGCCAAAGCACTAGCATGGGATGACAAGAGAGACCTGGCCCTGTTGAAAATCACCTCAGCCCAACAACCTCCGCCACCTTCGGGACcgacatcatcatcatcatcatcatcaccgcACTCAGGGAGTTTCCCCTTTGTGACCCTCTCCCCCTCACCGCCCGCCTTGAAGGCCCGACTCATCTGCGTCGGCCACCCGGGCAGCGAGGACTTCGAGGCGGCTGTCCCGGGAACAAAGACGGACTACAACGTCCTCCACCTCAGCACCGGCACGTTCAGGGGCTGCGCCGAGGGCCAGAACCTGCAGGATAATTCGGAGATCGGGGCGCTAATGCATTCTTGCTGGACGTACTGGGGTCACAGCGGCGCACCGCTGGTCGACAGGAAGACGGGGACGCTCGTCGGGCTTCATTCATCATGGGATGATGAGACGGGGATGCGGAGGGGAGTTGCTTGGGAGGCTATATCCGGGTTTCTGGGGGAGAATAAGCGTTATTTGTGA